In Opitutales bacterium, the sequence GTCCACCGTATCTACACGGCCGACACCGACTTCCGAAAATTCGATTTCCTTCAAGTAATCAATCCTCTCACAAACCCGAAAGACTGAAAGCCGTTCCCTACCTTTTCCTTTATATCAACATTCTGAACACCGAACACTGCTCCACGAACAACACTCAAAAAGCAATGTTTTCAGCGCCCTGTCATATCTAACACGCCTTCTCCGCTACGCTGCTTCGATTCTTGAGACAAAGATCGACTACAATAAATCTACCGCTTTCGCACAAAAACTCACCCTAACACTCCTCCGTGCCACAGTGCCTCTGTGAGAGATTTTTCCAGAGCTCCACCTTGCGCCGCTAAGCGCGCGGAGACGTAATGACTTTTCAAGAACCAACGCAGCTCACCAGACCACTCCTCAGCGCTTTCGGCGATCTACGCGGCAAACCCGATTCCCGCGACAGAAACTAATTCGCTACGCGCCATCAAAACCTAAAATTTCAACTACATCCTGACCTGAACGGTTTGAAAATCGGATTCGACTTTACCCATTATACCATCAACTTTGAATCCATGAGCGATCTCCTAAAACGCATCACCGTTGAGCCTGGAAAGTGTGGCGGGCGACCCTGTATTCGCGGCTATCGCCTCCGGGTAAGTGATCTTCTCAGTCTAATCGCCGCAGGCTCTACCCATGAGGAGATTTTTGAGGACTATCCCTTTCTGGAGACCGACGACATCACAGCTGCCCTCACCTATGCCGCGCAGCAGACTGACCATACGATTATCGTCGGTGCTGCGTGAAATTTTTAATCGACGTCCAATGCCCACTCACTCTGGCGCGCTGGCTCCGAGGCCGTAACATGGACGCTATTCATGCGCTCGAACAAAAATGGGGACAAAAGAGCGACCATGAACTTTGGGTAATCGCTCAAAAAGAGGACCGAATCGTAATCAGTAAAGATGAAGACTTTTTTCTCCTTGCGTCGCGCCCTGAAGACGAAGGGCGCCTGCTCTGGATTCGATTAGGAAACTGCCGCACATCAGACTTGATCACACATATCAACCGGAATTGGTCGGAAATTACAGATGCTTTTGTTCAAAATCAACGGATCGTCGAGCTCCGTTAAACCTGTTTCAAACTCCCCCAAAATGTCATAGTCCATAATTGCTCCGCCCTCTCCGCTACCCTCTATCATCATTG encodes:
- a CDS encoding DUF433 domain-containing protein, whose translation is MSDLLKRITVEPGKCGGRPCIRGYRLRVSDLLSLIAAGSTHEEIFEDYPFLETDDITAALTYAAQQTDHTIIVGAA
- a CDS encoding DUF5615 family PIN-like protein, with the protein product MKFLIDVQCPLTLARWLRGRNMDAIHALEQKWGQKSDHELWVIAQKEDRIVISKDEDFFLLASRPEDEGRLLWIRLGNCRTSDLITHINRNWSEITDAFVQNQRIVELR